AACTTCAATTCTTTGGGAAGAGATGTCACCTTTCCAAGTGGCACATGAAGAATAAAAGTTTTATCCATTCTAAATTTGGTATGTCCAGCTTTTGCGTCTTTGACTGCTTTCGTAACAACCTTGGTCACACTACCTTGCTACACAACAAGTATAATATtccttcaaattaatttaaggGCAAGAGGTAAGCATACCAACTGATAAATTAGAGTAAGATGCTGAgtgaaagaatcaaactcaCTTTGGGGTTTGGCATCAAACCGTGATTGTTAAGAATCCTTGATATCTGCAAATAAGCAAAAACCATATGTAATGTGAGAAGATGTCGCATCCTTCATGTTCCAAAGAATTTTATATAAGTGCTCATATCCAAGAACCTTGTAAACACGGGGCATCATTTTTGGAGTTGCAAGACATCTATCAAAGTCGATCTTGCCGCTTTCTGCAGATGGAGTTAAGTACAGATAAATTAATCTGCTATTGGAACAcaattcaacaaagaaaaagattgtctCGAGAAATGAGATACAGAGCCAAATGCAAGCATGTTCAAATAGATATCAGAAGTGAATTATCCGAGGAGGCTGAAGTAAAATGCATTGGTACCTCCTTACTCAAGATTTCTTCAATGAGCTCAAGACCACCAACGACATCAGCTCCCTCGGCAAAGAAAGCCATTATTTCTTGTGTTATATAAGTGGCTGGTAAACAGAAATTCCCATTATGGATTAGAAAGACGTTCTTTTTACCTTCTTAACAGAGTGGGGTAGAGCCAAAGTACCACGAACTATCTGCAGTTTAAATAGTGATATCAGTCAGTCTAGAAATAAAGCCAGGGAGAACAACTGTTTTTCAGATTATATGATTAGGAGTAATCAATCAAATGATAAAGACTGAGATCTTTGATTAAGAACAGGCTAGAGAGATTTATGTATTtccagagaaaagaaaagcaacaaATACCAGCTCAGATCTGCCATTTTCAATGCCCAACCTCACGTGCGCCTCAAGGGTTTCATCAAATTTAGCCTTGGCATTAGCCTGAACCATTGATGAAAAACAACATCAGAAcggaaaaatatatgaatataaggGGATGCACGAATTAATGAGTCCATATTCACTGTTAAAGCTCGTTCTGTCCTCCCTCACTCTACTTGAAAATCAACTCAGCAACAACTATTACCAGTTTACAGAATCCACAACTCTCACAGTGCCACCATTAGACAAAACTTGCATGATCTATTTACTCGTTTGAAGCTCCCTACGTAAGAACTTAGCCCCTTCTAAACTAAACCACAGCTAGTACCAAAGCTTCCAAGCCTTCTATGTTTGATCGGGTCTCCTATGTTCACATTATCTAGTCAAATAATCCCAATGATCTTAGCATCCTTTATAATACTCAATTAAAGTCCCCTAGCTACGaaacaagtaaaaagataaATCCTTCGACACAAAAAGTTCATGGAACCCTAAACAGTGTAGCCTTCCATTCTAATACAATGGCAGCTAAGTTGAGAAATCAAACATGTGGGTGTAAATTGAATCCAGACCTTAATCTCTCGAGCTTTTCATAGCTGCCATTGTTCTTCTCAGTTCCTTCACTCACTCGAGGTTTTTCGTGtgaaatgtgattttttttctttttgggttggggggatttctcaattttattaacttaaaaaGCTTTTTCTATAAATGTTGCAAAGCTTGAGGGACCAAATATGTAAATGATTTGGCGATAGAATTAGTAACTAGCTTATCCACAATTCGTACCcaaatctcttgttttctctcGAAAATGGAACTGTAGTTTCGTAAATTTAACATTCGATCATATTCATGGTTTTTTTCAAGCTAATAACAGTCGGTGGGTTATGAGAGTGAGATTTTTTCGGAAGAGATCAAAAATGGCTGAACTGTCCCAGCAATAAGTCGAACATGTCGTCAGGAGTTAGAAGTGTCGTTCCTCCAATAACAAACCTGACCAAGACCAAACCTTCCAAACCCGCTTTTTAAAAACCGTCCGACAGTAGAAGAATGGTATTCTAAACCAGGTATCTCTTGTTTGCTCTGCTCAACACTTTTGCTATAAGCCTGTAGAGTAGCCCTTTGTTTCCAGAAGGATCGCCAGAAAAGCTGTTTTCTGAAGCCAATGAGCCTTCTCTTAGTGGTAGATTCAGCTGCATATATCGTCATAGGACTCGTCTGCTTTACTATTGTCAacgtcttcctcttcctcgtcacCCCATTTTCCCCATGGATCATCATCAAGAGCATCAATGTCTAATTGATCATCAGCGGGACTTTCTTTGGTTTCCTCGGACTTGAGACGATTCAATCGGCCCTCAAGCTCTTCTGTCAACCCATTCAGAAACTTGAGATTTCCAACTGATGGATTCTCGAGAACAGCATCGACAATGGCTTCTTTTAGAAAATGCTCTTCTTGCCAAGAGAAAGGCCCACCTGAGCCAGATGTAGGGAAATTTTCGCCAGCAACAATGTAACCAACAATTGTAAGGAGCAGGGCATCGCGAAAAGATAGCAGCCCTCAGCGATGAGGTATCTGCTTTCTCATTTTTCTTAGCTTGAAGTTCTGCAACAGCGCTTTTGTTAATCAGGTCACTAATTTGAGCAGCCGCAGCCAATCCCTGACTCGTATCACCGGCACTCACATTTAACATCATCTCCGCACTACTAAAAGTATCCCATTCGGCATTTTGAGATCCATCAAGAGCATCAGCTGTAGCTGCCCCTCTAACTGAATAATCCCTTTGTTTTTTAGCAAAGACGACTGGCTTTGGGAAAATGCTCTGATCATGGCCTGGAGCTCCGGTTTTGTAGCATAACCAGGACGAGCTCTCACGTTAACAGAGATATTTTCGCGACGCAGAGCCTCTTGAAGCCATTTCTTTACCAGTACACTTCCATCCTTTGTTTTCCTATCAATCATGGCCTCTAAGTAAGGTGTTCCTCTAAAACATTCAGTAGCTGTAGCGACAGGAGATCCATTTAGTAGTTCAGTTCAGTTGGTGGTAGATTTCTTGTCACACTGATTAAGCAGAACTACATTTTGTGGATCAGAAGTGTATGAATACCAGCCACGTAAAAAAGCTTCAAACTCCTACAGGAAAACCAGAATCCCGAATCTTGCTTGGTTCTTCATTAAGCAGTTTTCCAAGCGGCACTTGAACATCAAGAGAAGGACGATTAATGCTTGGGACCCCCTGTTTAAGCTGTTCTTGTGAAGAAAATCTTTCTGTCCGAGGCAAAGATGAAAAGATACGATGGAAAAGTGAATCTCCGTGACAGCAGGGAGTGGGTAAGATCAAGTGTGCGGTCAACAAGTAACAGGCCGGCAGATCGCTTACGTTACGACGCCCTACATCATAAAGACTTGATGACATGTCTGTCAGAATCTTTCCAACATTCTTTGATAGGTCACCAAGTGAAAATATTTCCAACTTCAATTCCATCTACAGTTTTTAAAAAGCAACAACATGGTCACAAACTTCAGAAAAGGTACGGAACAAGTTAAATTAATGACAAACAAGCGAAACAGATATCTTCATAGTGTTCTAGCTCACGTACTTCATGAACATCATGAATAAAAACGATTTATGCGTTGTTAATTACCTTAAGAGCCAGCTGGTAAAGGAAATGTGCGGTAAGAGTTGCACCAGGAGGCAAACCAAAACTAAGAGAATCCTAATGTTGATGGGAAACGGACGCTTCTGCGACTGATCCTTGGGAAGGTAAGACAAACGCTCGAGGAGTGAAAGGACAAATAATCAAGGGGGAGTGGTGCACCGAAACTACCAAACCTTCTATACCACCTGACGAACTGTCTTTAGATATTTTTGTCGCTTTCTTAGTATGTTCATTGAAATCCTGGACCTAGAGGCGAATCAAGGATGGCTGAGTGAGATCCCTGTACAACGTTCAAAATCAATAAAGTAATTAGATGATATATCTTCAGTAACGCAAGAAAACAAACACCTATTTTGAAGAGCCTTATATATGGAAAATTATTATGAAGGAAAGGGATCCGTAGTGCTGATAAGCCAATAGCTTATGATTGTACCATGAGATATGCCAATACAAATGTCAATTTTTACCAGGTAAAAGAAGGGATAGATAAACGAATGAGGCAAAAGATAGCGTTAATGATGAGCACCTCTGAAATAGACGTGAATACTGTGCAGTGCTGAACAGCTTCATGGGTGCTTAGAAATCGTAGCATCATTGAGAAGCCGAGATGTCATAGTCACGATTCTCTTCGCACAATCAGCCTTTGAATTCCAATCAGCCACCTAGAGCACAATGCATCAAGAAGTCACATCATCATAGGAAATAAATCAGAAGATATCACACTTTCTAGGTAATATAATGCCCTTTATACCAAAAGTATGGAATCGGGAAAAGCAAACAGaacaattacaagaaaaataacttCAGAAAGACAATCTAAGCGGTGCCTAAGCCATTCAAACTCAAATGCCAAGATCGCATACAATAGCGTCACAAAAATCAattcaatcttcccattgagaGTTGATAAAAATGCAGAACGAATAACAGTTCTTACATTTCTCTATCTAGATCCTCAATTATCATACACTAAACGTTAATTGATCACATCTTTCTATTAAACAGTATCGAGCTTACcgcatctaaaaaaaaaaaaaaaagtcaNTTTTCAAGGCTGCAGACAGCTCGAGCACCAACGGGAAAGCTCCTGCAAACTGGAAACTTTCTCTGCAGCCAGCATCAATATACACAACCGCATCTTTGACTTCGTTTTCTATCtgcaaaacaaacacatttgacagaagaaacaaaaaaaattgagcaaGACCACACAAATAGAACAAACAAGATCATGGAGAAATCGTAATGATTAACGTGAAGCAGATCAAAACGGATAACATAATGAGACGGGGAAAAAAAGTGAATTCCGATTTTCTTACTTCGCGGATCGAGTTAAAGACAAGATCTCGCGACTTCGACCAAAGCCATTGGCCCATTGCTCTCAGCTACGTTAATCGCTAATTCAAGTACGAGAAATTGATACAATTGGTCGAGATATACTGAAATCGCCAGCTAGAATCAAAATACTACTGTGAGATGTGTTGTCTGAATCAGACTACTGCCTGAACCATCGGAGACGAAACGAATTCGCTTCGCCGGGAAATCTCTCACCGACGACGAGCATCGTAATCTTAGCTTTTTGATATCGTTCGTATGGTCGGTCGTATCACTTTGTTCGGCTTTTACCTCTTTGTGGGCTTCAAGCCATCTCTGATAATGGGCCtatttaattctaaatttatacCATGTTTTATTTAGATATaactttttcataattatatgtCCAActatgtttaaaacaaaaatattaactattttgacatatgtcaacATCAGATTCATGATCCTGCAAATggcaaactttatataataattaataagatAAGATACTAGTAATTAAATTATTTGGATTCAATGttggtatatttatttatttccctAAAATCTAAATAGTTAAACCAATAGAAAATAAATGGGAACAAAAAGGTGGAGATGAAATTAAGAAGCGGTGGGAAGTCATAAAAACAGTAGATTGTAAATTAAAGGTAAAAGCATACTTTACTATCTCTCAAAACCCCCAAATCCAATACAAAAACAGGAATTgaatcttaccaaaaaaaaaaaaaaatcacaagctAATTTGAAATGGCGGAGAACATCATCGACGATCCGGAGGTAATATGATTCACTGTTCCTATTGATCTCTCTATATGCTCTGATTCAATGTCTCATGGTACAAGAGAGtctgattttgtttggttttgttcatcAGTTGAACGTTGTTGTTGCCGCAACTTCTCAAGGATCAGGAATCCACCCTGAAACGGCTGAAATGGCGGAGACCATCATCGACGATCCGGAGGTAATTTGATCCGCTATTGATACGAAACTATATGTTCTGATTCAATGTCTCATGGTACAAGAGAGTctgattttatttggttttgttcatcATTTGAACGCTGTTGTTGCCACAATTTCTCAAGGATCAGGAATCCAACGTAACAAAACTTTGTATCTGGTTGTCAATTCAAATTGGGACTTAAAGGGATTTGAGAGAGCAAGTAAAACTCTCAATCATGCTTGTGAAACCCAATCTGGCGTGCGTTATGCCGAAGTTTGTGCCATCAAATCTTCTTTTCTCATGACCCCCATTAACCTCGTTAGtgattgtttttcttcttcttttctgaaGGAGGATTTTACATTATGCGGCAAGTGTCTTTTGATTATGCCTATTACTGATTGTGGTTGCTTGCTATGTAACGATTGCATAAGCAGTGAGTTTCTTTTGCTTGTGTCTACTTTCTAAGCTTATTGTTAATTAGACTTATTTCTAAGTCTGTTTCGGAATTTGCAGCCCATGTATCTAATATGGTTAAAGAAGGATCTTTGCTTGCCCTTTGTCCCATTTGCATGAACTACTACCTAACTTCTAGGTTTCTTTTTGAAACACTCTTTCCAGTTGTGCGTAATGAGTGGACTAATCTCTTGATTGAAGActttaaagagaaaacaaagaaaaacttcaTTTCTCATGGTAATGtttataattagtaaaactTTCACCACCTCTTTTATGTGTTTCATGGAACGCTTTCTCTCATATGATCACTTTTGGCCAGGTGTTGAAGTTGTGTGGAATCACAAACACATCATTGGTGCTTTCTTCTTTGCCTTATATGTGATCCCTAAGTCAATCGATAGTCTCCACACCATTGCCAACTCCCTTGATGAGTTGAAAACAACTTTTGTGGATGTCAAAAATGGACTCAAATCTTGGATAGAGGATCATCCAAGAACTGTGGGTGAATTGAAGACTCTGCAGGATCAATTTGAAGATGGGGGCTCTCCTTCAAGCCCTAGGTTCTGGGGTAAATTTGTTAGGTCAATCTAAagcctcctctgtttctttttgcCAGAACAATGAACAAGTTGTATTTATTTTCATCTTATTTGCTTACTTAGATacaactagattaggacccgcggtacaccgctgagcaaaattatttataactaaaatatttaacttATAAGTTGTACTTGTTGGTTAAAtaagttataattatataataatttttaaataaatcatataataccgcaatataatttttttttacataatatttatctaatcaatttaattagatatgtctattctctgataccgacaatgttaacaaaataatgaaatgatgttttacccctgtgacaccgaattaatgatattttttaatttatataaatatcgataaaacccgtCCCACTATATAATCCCGTCCCgaaatattttaactcacactatataatcttaatttttaatatttttaactcacattatattttaactcacattaTATCATCTATAAAACCCGTCCCACTATATAACCCCATcacggtataatatttatcatttttaactttttaaaagttttaaatagtttttatatttaatcttttaaaaatctttaaaataaagaaccggaataaaccaaataaaagtttttaaagtttgaatgcctgataaatcaagtattctactcatttgtattcagaatcattttggtctcttttatagtatgactctgaaccattgcccaatttttttagacgatgtggAATATTGTacccaaatatttttattcatctattgagtaatatatgtccgttttaaaatttttgtattacatcatatgcaggaaaaaaccacaatttttattaactaaatgtagtatagaataattcaagataatttaaatataaatttaaataactcaATATGAATTTAATATTGGGAAAATTacgttttaaaccttcaaagtgtcactgggtagcactttaaacctcaagagaatttcactaacattataaacctttaaaatgattttactgacactttaaacctttaaaatgattttactaacattttaaaccttaaaactaactttcatttttgtagtgccattaaaaataaagaataataatatccgtcaacgcggaatagttaaactatgttggtttaatttaaattttaattagttttagcttttataaatatatagaaagataaaaaaataaatttatgttcATTTTCATTGTAGACAAAACTTTTACAACGTTACTCTTCACATTACTAATCCTTTTAATAAATGCATCTCCACTGGATTCTGATTCAAATCGACTGACTTCTCATTGAaaaccaatgaatcttctaaatatattgtcgtcttcaattttacatttgtcaaatgttttaaccttacttctgattcttcatttttcatttttgctttgatatttttttttatatcaatcatcataaataattaaattaattaaataagtatttaaatcaaatcagtatagtttaactatttaatGTTGATGGATATTACTGTTCCGTCATCTTTTGTGGctgtataaaaatgaaaattagttttaagatttaaagtgttagtgaaataattttaaaggtttataatgttagtgaaaatatttcaaagtttaaagtgCTATTCAATGACATTCgaaggtttaaaatgtgatttttccATTTAATATTAGTGTTGACAAGTTTACTAGTGAACAAGACTAGTTCATAACTTCAATACGAATAAATTAAAAGTGGCTCTCACGattatatataagcaaaatCTCAAGTGTTTTAATTTACACAACGCATACAACATTCACACAAGAAATCAAATCATAGTCGAGCCAACATGGGAAGAGCTTCTCGGTCTAGACAATTGGCAAAACCTATTCGAACCACTCACTTCGCTGACTTATCCTTCGAGCCGGCGACTTCTATCAAGCCACTTTACGACACTTTCATCAACGACCAAACCTCTATCTACTGTGGAGCCAACCGTTAATGGGCCtatttaattctaaatttatactttttttttcctaaaaaaaatagatgttaaAGCAAAGAGAAAGCTTGTCTTATTCCATAGAcataatagaatatatataaaagatacaACTTGGTGAACAAGCATTAGGTTATAACCTAATGGATTATTAATGGGCCTTAATGGGCATCCACTAAATCATACATAACACTCCCTTTTGGATGTCCATTGTAATTGAATAGATGTAAATGCGCGTaagatgctgcctcattaaaaagtTTACCAGGATAACTCAGtgggaaaaaccat
The Camelina sativa cultivar DH55 chromosome 6, Cs, whole genome shotgun sequence genome window above contains:
- the LOC104791394 gene encoding uncharacterized protein LOC104791394 isoform X2; translated protein: MAFFAEGADVVGGLELIEEILKSGKIDFDRCLATPKMMPRVYKISRILNNHGLMPNPKQDELSLRRFTSAFMNALLLAKPAGLKEASKYAGYVNAFH
- the LOC104791397 gene encoding uncharacterized protein LOC104791397 isoform X2 gives rise to the protein MTPINLVSDCFSSSFLKEDFTLCGKCLLIMPITDCGCLLCNDCISTHVSNMVKEGSLLALCPICMNYYLTSRFLFETLFPVVRNEWTNLLIEDFKEKTKKNFISHGVEVVWNHKHIIGAFFFALYVIPKSIDSLHTIANSLDELKTTFVDVKNGLKSWIEDHPRTVGELKTLQDQFEDGGSPSSPRFWGKFVRSI
- the LOC104791394 gene encoding uncharacterized protein LOC104791394 isoform X1, producing the protein MAFFAEGADVVGGLELIEEILKSGKIDFDRCLATPKMMPRVYKISRILNNHGLMPNPKQDELSLRRFTSAFMNALLLAKPAGLKEDGKGLSSIDTVVI